The proteins below come from a single Acetobacteroides hydrogenigenes genomic window:
- a CDS encoding DUF2867 domain-containing protein — translation MRVAKARIPEESVLYPNCSTYSYTDSYEGMVTDEHNRASIEAFGRLFLKPGPKWVDWLFVLRNRIVSVFGLKTPSNRMDADSLNKLEFEPGKQAGLFRVFSVAENEIVLGEDDKHLKFRVSLFLDGGKSNQQQKVVTVTTAVVFNSWFGRLYFIPVKPFHKLIVRTGLKSSLKQLEAEVAAYN, via the coding sequence ATGAGGGTAGCTAAAGCAAGAATTCCAGAGGAATCAGTACTATACCCCAACTGTAGCACCTACAGCTACACCGATAGCTACGAGGGGATGGTAACCGACGAGCACAATAGGGCGAGCATTGAAGCATTTGGCAGGCTATTCCTAAAGCCAGGTCCTAAATGGGTCGATTGGCTTTTTGTGTTGCGAAATAGAATAGTGTCGGTATTTGGCCTTAAAACGCCCTCGAATAGGATGGATGCAGACTCCCTAAACAAGCTGGAATTTGAGCCGGGTAAGCAGGCGGGGCTTTTTAGGGTGTTCAGCGTTGCCGAAAATGAAATAGTCTTAGGGGAGGATGATAAGCATTTAAAGTTTAGAGTCTCCCTATTTTTAGATGGCGGTAAAAGCAATCAGCAGCAAAAGGTGGTAACGGTAACAACGGCCGTAGTGTTTAACAGCTGGTTTGGGCGTTTATACTTTATTCCTGTTAAGCCATTCCATAAGCTTATAGTTAGGACAGGGCTAAAAAGTAGCCTTAAGCAGCTGGAAGCAGAAGTCGCAGCATACAATTAA